The stretch of DNA tcagcctcctcctcctcctcaggCTGCAGACAGCGGGGAAGATGGTCCTAACAGCTCCCAATGACTCCCCGGCCACTCATAGTAATTACTAATCTCTGCATAAATTCCTTCCCATCCATTTCATTGCAATACACATACAGTTTTATACTTATTATgcctttataattttttgtagatCCATGATGATGAGTTCTTTGAAAATTCTGCTGCTACTGCCTCCTCAGATGATACTGTGCTTTTTAgttaattcttcttctctttatgTTGATTTTTCTGTAACTTCATTTCATACTACTTTTACTTTCCTATTGCCATTTACATTTTGATTTTGGTCCAAAGGGACGAGTGTTTATGTATAGGAGGAACACATTTCTCTTTTCTATTGTCTTGtatttattttcacttatgtatgaAAAATACCCTtaattaaaactcaaaaaaaaaaaggatttaaatgaaaattttcaatagCTAATACCCCTCTTGCTGCTGCTGCTTcagttattttatttctttcatcTTTTACTTTATCTACAattattttagtataatattaaacaaattcaaatagtTTCGACActtgaatgattgattataataTCCAACTAGCTAGCCAAATTGGGATCATTGCCAGGTAAGGAGTGAGAGAgaccaaaattatttataattttatatacaatatgcatttcttttttcttaataaaattaaacattgtTTATATGTTACGTACATATgtttcaattatatattttttcaccTTTGTATTCATTcgatatttttatgtttcacaGCTAACGATTTAAGATGAGACATGATTTATCAGAAAAAAAAGTATGTATGTACGCGATcccaataatttttaaaatgaaacatTATTGAGCAACGATAGTCAATTATTACTTTATAATACCTATCATATTCATTGATTATGTGTATATTTAGCATGATTGACAACACTATAGTATATAAATGGATTATTCTTGTGAGTTGAAATATCTCATGTGTTTGATGTTATATTGGCCATATATATTTTACACTTTTCTCCATAcgtataattaacaaaataataataatgttaattGGAAGATAAGTCAAaaggaatttgaaaataggTAGGGAAGTATTGAATTGTGATGGGCaataaaagacaaaaagaaaaggaagaaaatcaatAGTAATTGTAATTTCAACTAAAGGACGGTAACGTTGTGTATAAGCCAAGGCGGCAAGGATAATGACTTTGCTGTTGACTTGAACAGTCAATTTCATTGCCCAATcattcttgttattttttttaaccattTAACCTTATTTGCTATATTTATacggtgaaaactcaggtgcagtcgacttcacgtaaaattgatagttgagagctgttaaatgatttgactaatttaactaaattttcatctaacgattCTCAACTATCAATTTCACCTGAAGTCGACTATATTTGAGTTTCCACCTATTTATATATGTAGGGAACAATATTGATGCTTTGGATTCCCAATTGTTTTATACTGCCAAAGCAGTTTCCACTAGCtggatttgaatttgaagtgtAATGATATGTACATTTAAAAGTGCACGCCGCTGGTATAACAATTCTATATAAGGTTTATCTTTTTGCAATTTTTCTCCTAAGAGTTGGAAACAAGTTCATTTGAGCTAAACAAGTACTGAACAGGgatatttattttgttgtttgtaAAAATCTATACTATAAAAAGATTCtgtacaaattaaattggatcttcaatttgaggtatagtcatctcacaattggagctatATACCTgcatttgttttatttgttttagctTAGTAACATTTTAGCAGAGGTATGAAGAGTCATGGACCACAACTATAATTGGAACTTGGAAGCCAGTTCATGTCCAcagtaaaatatttatttctaacACCAATCAAACAAGATATTTATATATGTGGATATCATATAATTAATCCACCATAGGATACCCTATAGTTTCTGGTTTATTATTAGCAGACAAAACTAAACTTTCACCCACTTTACAAGAAAAATTACatcttaattaaaataataatgggAAGAAGAAAAGCGTGATGATCATGGTTGTTGATCTGGTAAATAAAACGGACGGTGAGGATGAGTGGTGAACAAGGATGCATGATGTACATGAACTACAAGTAGGAATAACCGCAAGGTTGGGACCACTTGACTTTCACTGAATGAGTGAGTGAATAAAGAACCACGCGCTTCACGTGCTCCAATCAGAAGGCTGCCAGGTGAGAGTGTGAGTCCACGAGGGTACCGCGCGTGGGCAGAGAACTTTAGGGGACAATGATTCTCTTCTTCCCGCTTCAGTTCTCTGTCTCTCTTTAACTGTTTGCCTCCTTTTCTCACAATTAGGATAAACTCTCAACTAGCTTCAATTCTTTTGCCAACACGTATTGCAACGCAAAACAATTTAAACACCAACTTAACgttattttactatttaattataGAGTTTAATTTCGTTTAGTGTTGTTTAAATTCTCGAACAATGttctttagtatttttttttcttgccaaAATATGTATAACGTCGTTTTAATAAGTAAAATAAGGTAAGATTTGAGCTATATTATTAATAGCGttgaattttgataataaaaaatacacaaaaaattatattagtatattttttgaatttgaagaccaaattattgaaatttaccgattttaaagattaaaataaaagttaactCGCATTTTATATAATCCTACAATTACATTTGTTCTTTTATAGAGAAAGTATAAGGAGTCAATATagtatttatacaatgtgtataatggagATTTAGATATGTTCGATCCAGTAAGATATCAGATGTTTATTATTTCTGGTACCTAAATGATTATTCTGGATAGTATGGATGTATTGTATTTAAGAAATTAATAGTATTTTATCCtagatgtttttattttaactcATATTGGGACAAATAAATAgcctattgtacacattgtacaaatactctattaaattcttttttatatgacTATTCATGTagacaatataaaaaataattgcataGATACacgtataaaattaatttctactacaaatacatcaaattaaaattcttaattataataaatttttctatTGTTAACATTCCTATAATGTTAttaaacataacaaaaataagGGAATTTAATTTGTAGAAACATGGATACCTAATTATGAATAGTGAAGTGGGTGCTCTCCGCCGTGGCCGGTGGTAATAGTGACTGCAGAAGCTACCATCCAATGCCAAACAAAGCCGGTGTGAGCACTGGGCAACACAAGAACCTTGCCAGACACACAGCCGAAAGTTACATATAAATGCGAGAAAATATTGGTTGAGTTAGTAAAAGGTTCAATGGGCATGAAGGTACCTCCTGATTTCTCTGAATTAGTTAAGACGGAATCAACCTAaactttttcaaagaaaaaaaataataataaagatagaAACTCAAGTGCAGTTatctttacgtgaagttgataattgagaaccgttagatgaaaatttagtcaaatcaatcaaattatatgtaaaagttcacgtaaagttgactacacctgagttttcaccaataataaaagagagttaaaaaaaagaaagataaagttacgTACAAAATAATTACCATTCCATTCAATAAGTTCGTTTTCATCATGATGTCTTGTCGTTTTATTAAACTATTCCTTTTATCATTGTATTCAAACACATAGCATGAACAAATTCTGATTAGTACAGGAAACAGATTTAGACTTTGGAGAGAATAGTAAGAAATTTCCTATACTTTATCAAAGCACGAAGGAATCTCTTAATTCTAGGCTATATTTTAAGGCAAAAAGGTAAACTTACGTGCTTATTTTACGTGTAGTTACTACTGTAGGCTTTAGAAGTAAAATAATGAGCCTATCTATAATTCGATGGTTAATAATTTAAAGTGAGTCGTAGTCATAATCTTTGGGTATATTTTATTACTAGAGTTTTTGTTCGATATAATATTTCGAGAATATAATTTTTAggaagataaattttttaaaattatgtcgaTTTTATTCTAACATTGTAAAttataacaaaacaaaatttataaaattaaactatttttataaaaaggtCGTAAGAGACAGAAGTCCTTATCGACTAAGAAGATCATGATCTCTgtagataaaaaaatcaaataataaatttttttagttattatttttatgtaaaagagtttaattttttaattaatgattagttttaatatttattatttaaaacttaaaagaatttaatgtatatatttttatatttgattaggtGTTAAGTCTAttgtacaaataaaaataattaattttcatgcttgtgatttaaaaataatattttttttctctatatataaaaatataattacatattagtataaaaatttatattaatagttataaaattaactcaaattttttttgaaacaattgaatcttgattctaGTTATTAATCACGACATTAGTATTCTcttaaaattatatgtaataaatatttgaaggaagaaaaataaaaataaaaattaaaaagataagttgtgaaaatttaaaactaaataaaaaaactaaaaaaaaatatgcatataataataacaataatataattttttgacatGAGTAATAATATGGgatcattttttaattatatttaattataaatttaatatagttttataattttatgaatttatttgaattattttgttttattaattttattttgtgtagaATAAAAAGGTAGAAAGAGatagagaatgagagagaaaagagagagaaagataaagaagaaggaaaaaaggagtatgttaatttttaaaaaaatattttattttaattgtaatgaaaaaatatctcatgacatattttaatttatcaaattagtaatataaaatataaattataagttatatataAAGTGGGAAGAatagagagaaatagagaaaaaaatagaagtagATAAGAGgatggaaaaaaaaattctttaattttgaaactaaaaatttaatttcaattataataaaaaataacatatagtatattttaattataaaattaataatatacaatagatgatatattttattctcCTTAGTGCGGTAAGGCTTTTTCAGAACAGCAAGATAAGATCTCAGCcttattagttaaaatttagtatttgttttatttctattttctggcTCAAAAATTTTCCAAGAAATTCATCAGTATTCGGATGAGAAACAGAACGAGTTTCAAATAATTGTATTCCATCGCAGTATCAAGAGTTTCAATGCAATCTAGGGAGGTAATATGAATACGTTAGAACAATGCAACTGTACATATGATAATCAAGGTTGTTCTTATGCACAAAGATTTACGAAGCATGTACACTAAATTCATCATATAATCTCATCTCTACAATGTTTTGGGTAGAGGGACTCCCACCAAAATGCAAACCCTTCTCCAATGTGGTTCACTTTGGTGATTTTGTTTGGCTCTGGTTCAATGTAGTTAGTAGCTTTAACTTCAAGTATGTAGTCCACTGCATCAACTTATTACATAATGCTTGCTGTACATCATTTACCACGGATGCGCGCGCATGCACATATCAAACAAAACCAATTAAGCAACCTTTTAGAACAGACAAGTGGTGGGAACAAGGAAGTTTATATGAAACATTAAATGCTGGACAAAATCAGAGTTTGTATCATTACCAGCAATAAGTTATGACAACGGAACAATGTTGTTATTGTGCTTTTCTATCTTGCATCTGGTCCCGTTTCTCCAGGGGTAAAAGAGACAACATCCACATTCTGCACAAAAGCCAATCAAAGTACGTGGGCAAAAATCATAATAACCAAAGTCTACCAGTAATGAAGAGCTTGCAAGCCCATTATTTTACACATTTTAGTGATCTAATCATGGATACTAAGCAGGGGGAAGAAAGTATTTCATGACAAGGATCTAGCTGCAGTTTGTAGCAGTGCTGTTTCAACGTGGAGCTCGGAACCTTATCTCTAAGGCCATTATTTTACCACACGAGTGCCCTTTAATTTCGGGTCATTTGCCTAATAGGTATGCTCAGTAATGCTATGTCTCTAGAGTAAAAAGATTAGCGATGGGGAGCTTACGACACATTGTCAGCAATATAAAATATTGGAAGCTTTTCCACTCCTGCAGGTCTCCATTTGTGCTTTTCAAATGAGATTGCTTGCTCAGCTCTTGACGCAGTTGCAGTTAACACAAACTGAAATATAAATCTGTTACTATCATATTCATTCACAATAACATAACATGTTATTTTggtttgaacaaaaaaaaaaatgaaaaaagaaaggaTTCTAAAAGTCAAATTCAATATAGGAGtaataaagaagaaatagaagcagaACATCTGAGATAGTTTGCACATACCAGTGGGTAAAGAATAGCCATAATCCCGTAACTCACAAGAGGTGAGAAAAAGAATATCGCCAAAACACAAGGACTTCCTGTGAGGATATAAACAAAACTCTTAATCTATAATATGGAGTGAATCAGAGGATAAATAATCGAAcatgatatattaatttttatcaatAGTTCAATGTTCTTCCATAGGAAAATATTAATGGACTGAATTCTAACAAAGGCGACACCATATGGAAATACAGGTACAGCATATCCTTCAAAATCTCCACACTTGACAAAGTTGAAAATCCCCAAAGCTCATGCCAGTTATATATGAGACTAATTAATGTTATACTCCTTattagcaacagacagaaaagtTGACCTGTTCTTCCTAAGATCAGTATAGTAGGTTGTTCATATAAACAATGAAACAGTCAAAAAATAGCCACATGATCCAAGCATAAGAATTTTCTCTAGGCTAACAAGTATATATGATTAATAAAGAAGACGTAAATGAGTTCTTAAATAAAACCTTACCGAAACCAGCAAAAAATGGCCAGTAAGATTGAAAATAGTCCAGCCTTTTATCAAGAGGCACTTCATTGAAATTCCATTTATACCTAACCAAagttaaaatttcaaagaaagaAATACAGAAGTTATACAATACCCAATTCTGAAGAACACTAAGGCTTTTACCCTAAAAATGAAAGGAGAACACTAGATACATACTCGAAGCAGTAATATGCATACATCCAGGCGAGGAGCAAGAAATTGAGTACCTTCCCTATGTATGGTATAAATCCGGTTGCATAGACCTGCATATAAAATCAGAACTTGCTTGTAAGTTGAGCAGTAACGGTAAAATGAAGCAGAACTGAGTTTATTACATATCAAGGTAGATCTCTATATAGTATTTGACCAACAATGAATAAAGAAATTACAATGAATTTATTACCTCAAGAAAGAAAACACTCAGAAGGAGTATTGAGTACACCTGCTCTCCTATTCCAATCATGACCCTGAGTGAAGTAAACAACGTAGCCGAATCTTTTTACCATGGATTAATCCAGTAATAATTAACACCAACTAGAAAAGGACAAAGAAACTAAGAATTTGAACCTTACCCTCCCAGGCCAGCTGGTTTTTTTACATGACTAGCATTTTGTGAAGTTGGAGAATTGCTCTGGCTCGAGTCTTTCTCTCCTGTGAACTTGGATCGTCCCATTGCAGCATACCCAAACTTGGCAATGTCATTATACCTGACAACATTATTTGAAACCCTAATTTTTAAGACAAACTCAAACATGACTTGAAGCACCTTCCTATGGAACCAACCAAACACTAGGGCATTATCAATGTACTTAATCAACAATGAAGATTCTAACATAAGAAGATGATTAGAAAGAGAATGTTACCAGATTGTGCTTAGAACTATGCTAAAGACATATAGCGGGTAAAACCAAAGCAGCTGCAGGGAAGAATCAGAAAACATGAGATACGGAGCAAGCATATTACAGTGGAAGGAAGAGTAATTGAATTCATACTCACGTAAAAGCACTGAACGAGAAGAACACGCAAGATTGAATAGAATATGAGAGTGCCACGTAAGGGACAGAGTTGATGAGAAAGAAGGAGCGAGCATTGATCAGGGAGAATCCACCACAAGGCAGGGATGACAACAGAGTTCAGAACGAATATACTGCACAAATTGAAAGGAAATCAGACAATGGAGGAATTGAAATGGAAGGGGAGAGGGCGGAACGAACCTTCCTAAGAAGATGAAGCCgttgaagaggaagcactgGCCGGTACGGCGGAGGAGGGGGCGGGAGCGGAGACAGAGGAGGAGGACGCGGTGGAGGCAGCAGGCCTCTCCGAAACCCTGAAGCCACAGAGAAACAACAGCTGCAGCCTTGGCTTTCGCCGCTC from Arachis duranensis cultivar V14167 chromosome 4, aradu.V14167.gnm2.J7QH, whole genome shotgun sequence encodes:
- the LOC107482752 gene encoding protein EI24 homolog; translated protein: MDGDGAAKAKAAAVVSLWLQGFGEACCLHRVLLLCLRSRPLLRRTGQCFLFNGFIFLGSIFVLNSVVIPALWWILPDQCSLLLSHQLCPLRGTLIFYSILRVLLVQCFYLLWFYPLYVFSIVLSTIWYNDIAKFGYAAMGRSKFTGEKDSSQSNSPTSQNASHVKKPAGLGGVMIGIGEQVYSILLLSVFFLEVYATGFIPYIGKVLNFLLLAWMYAYYCFEYKWNFNEVPLDKRLDYFQSYWPFFAGFGSPCVLAIFFFSPLVSYGIMAILYPLFVLTATASRAEQAISFEKHKWRPAGVEKLPIFYIADNVSMWMLSLLPLEKRDQMQDRKAQ